The proteins below are encoded in one region of Helianthus annuus cultivar XRQ/B chromosome 2, HanXRQr2.0-SUNRISE, whole genome shotgun sequence:
- the LOC118485718 gene encoding uncharacterized protein LOC118485718 — MSSSSTSSSIVSRNPKLFKVDLEGNVYCHHDVVAVVRVVGRKSVRQGQQFYGCSHWPRSDCKFFLWKEDVDKIFNQHASQGRFSAEDLKYENKLLVEENRWLKAMISGTESKWNKQHVLTLFIAISIVLYMFR, encoded by the exons ATGAGCTCCTCTTCTACGTCTTCATCCATAGTATCCAGAAACCCTAAATTGTTTAAGGTTGATTTGGAGGGTAATGTGTACTGCCATCATGATGTTGTAGCAGTTGTTCGAGTTGTTGGACGGAAAAGTGTGCGGCAAGGTCAACAATTTTATGGATGCTCTCATTGGCCG AGATCAGACTGCAAGTTCTTCTTATGGAAAGAAGATGTCGACAAAATTTTCAACCAACATGCATCCCAGGGCAGGTTCAGTGCTGAAGACCTGAAATATGAAAACAAGCTCTTAGTAGAAGAGAATAGGTGGTTGAAAGCAATGATATCTGGAACAGAGTCGAAATGGAACAAGCAACATGTGTTAACCTTGTTTATTGCCATTAGCATAGTGTTGTATATGTTTAGGTAG
- the LOC118485719 gene encoding WEB family protein At5g55860-like produces the protein MENARALDLDSLKTVTLELNSAKDSLQKVFEEESWLKKLLECLKTELENSRKEHKELKEKEIETESVVGNLNSKLPDAFDEMMLTFQQMISKNENAKWESEEMKKKAEELKKEAEAMSEYLFSVFLFWILLH, from the coding sequence ATGGAAAATGCGAGGGCTTTAGATCTTGATTCTTTGAAAACTGTGACATTAGAGCTTAACAGTGCTAAGGATTCATTGCAgaaagtgtttgaagaagaaAGTTGGTTAAAGAAGTTGTTGGAATGTTTAAAGACTGAGCTTGAGAACAGTAGGAAAGAGCACAAAgaattgaaagagaaagaaatCGAAACCGAATCTGTTGTGGGGAATCTGAATTCAAAGTTACCGGATGCTTTTGATGAAATGATGTTGACTTTTCAACAGATGATTTCGAAGAATGAAAATGCAAAATGGGAATCagaagaaatgaagaagaaaGCTGAAGAGTTGAAGAAAGAAGCAGAAGCCATGAGTGAGTACCTGTTTTCGGTTTTTTTATTTTGGATTTTGCTTCATTGA